In one window of Streptomyces griseus subsp. griseus DNA:
- the nhaA gene encoding Na+/H+ antiporter NhaA, with protein MAPPTPAPPRRTLLGRLPLPERAYLADALRTETVGGLILLAAAVTALIWANTFGGSYADVSGFHFGPASLGLDLSVAHWAADGLLAVFFFVVGAELKRELVAGQLRDPRAAALPIVAALCGMAVPALVYTVTNVVGGGSLAGWAVPTATDIAFALAVLAVIGTSLPAALRAFLLTLAVVDDLFAILIIAVFFTDDLDFLALGGAVLGLALFHLLLRFGVRGWYVYVPLALVIWGLMYNSGVHATIAGVAMGLMLRCTRREGEAHSPGEHIEHLVRPLSAGVAVPLFALFAAGVSLDGEALAGVFTRPETLGVVLGLVVGKTVGIFGGTYLAARFTQAELNKDLAWADVFAVASLAGIGFTVSLLIGELSFTGDADTVNEIKAAVLLGSLIAAVLSGVLLRLRVRRHRALYEAEERDEDASGVPDVYEQDDPGYHLRMAAIHEEKAAEHRRRAEQAGATRNEPDSPA; from the coding sequence GTGGCACCGCCCACCCCTGCCCCGCCCCGCCGCACCCTGCTCGGCAGGCTGCCCCTCCCCGAGCGCGCCTATCTGGCCGACGCGCTCCGCACCGAGACCGTCGGCGGCCTGATCCTGCTGGCCGCCGCCGTCACCGCCCTGATCTGGGCGAACACCTTCGGCGGCTCGTACGCGGACGTCAGCGGCTTCCACTTCGGACCCGCCTCGCTCGGCCTGGACCTCTCCGTGGCGCACTGGGCGGCGGACGGGCTCCTCGCGGTCTTCTTCTTCGTCGTGGGCGCCGAGCTCAAGCGGGAACTGGTCGCGGGCCAGCTCCGCGATCCCCGGGCGGCCGCCCTCCCGATCGTGGCGGCCCTGTGCGGCATGGCGGTGCCCGCGCTGGTCTACACGGTCACCAACGTCGTGGGCGGCGGTTCCCTGGCCGGCTGGGCCGTGCCCACGGCCACCGACATCGCCTTCGCGCTCGCCGTCCTCGCGGTGATCGGCACCTCGCTGCCCGCCGCCCTGCGGGCCTTCCTGCTCACGCTCGCCGTCGTCGACGACCTCTTCGCCATCCTGATCATCGCGGTGTTCTTCACCGACGACCTCGACTTCCTGGCGCTCGGCGGGGCCGTCCTGGGCCTGGCGCTCTTCCATCTGCTCCTGCGCTTCGGCGTCCGGGGCTGGTACGTCTACGTACCGCTCGCCCTGGTCATCTGGGGCCTGATGTACAACAGCGGCGTCCACGCGACCATCGCCGGTGTCGCCATGGGGCTGATGCTGCGCTGCACCCGACGCGAGGGCGAGGCGCACTCCCCCGGCGAGCACATCGAACACCTGGTCCGCCCGCTCTCCGCGGGCGTCGCCGTTCCGCTGTTCGCGCTCTTCGCCGCCGGGGTCTCCCTCGACGGCGAGGCGCTGGCGGGCGTCTTCACCCGGCCCGAGACGCTCGGCGTGGTCCTCGGGCTCGTCGTCGGCAAGACCGTGGGCATCTTCGGCGGCACCTACCTCGCCGCCCGCTTCACCCAGGCGGAGCTGAACAAGGACCTGGCCTGGGCGGATGTCTTCGCGGTCGCCTCGCTGGCCGGGATCGGGTTCACCGTCTCGCTGCTCATCGGCGAGCTCTCCTTCACCGGCGACGCGGACACGGTCAACGAGATCAAGGCCGCCGTACTGCTCGGATCGCTGATCGCCGCCGTACTCTCCGGTGTACTGCTCAGGCTCCGGGTGCGCAGACACCGCGCGCTGTACGAGGCCGAGGAGCGGGACGAGGACGCATCCGGGGTGCCCGACGTCTATGAACAGGACGATCCGGGGTACCACCTGCGGATGGCCGCGATCCACGAGGAGAAGGCGGCCGAACACCGCCGTCGCGCCGAACAGGCGGGGGCAACGCGCAACGAGCCGGACAGTCCGGCATGA
- the acs gene encoding acetate--CoA ligase, whose protein sequence is MPRDTTDTLGLGEVVSNESLANLLREERKFAPPAELAANANVTAEAYEQAEADRLGFWAEQARRLTWDTEPTETLDWSNPPFAKWFADGKLNVAYNCVDRHVEAGNGDRVAIHFEGEPGDSRAITYAELKEEVSRAANALTELGVSKGDRVAVYLPMIPEAAVAMLACARIGATHSVVFGGFSADAIATRIQDADAKVVITADGGYRRGKPSALKPAVDDAVSRIDSVEHVLVVRRTGQDTAWTEGRDVWWHEITARQSAEHTPEAFEAEQPLFILYTSGTTGKPKGILHTSGGYLTQAAYTHHAVFDLKPETDVYWCTADVGWVTGHSYIVYGPLANGATQVMYEGTPDTPHQGRFWEIVQKYGVTILYTAPTAIRTFMKWGDDIPAKFDLSSLRVLGSVGEPINPEAWMWYRKNIGADKCPIVDTWWQTETGAMMISPLPGVTETKPGSAQRALPGIAATVVDDEANEVPNGGGGYLVLTEPWPSMLRTIWGDDQRFLDTYWSRFEGKYFAGDGAKKDEDGDVWLLGRVDDVMLVSGHNISTTEVESALVSHPSVAEAAVVGANDETTGQAIVAFVILRGTATTSDELVAELRNHVGTTLGPIAKPKRVLPVAELPKTRSGKIMRRLLRDVAENRELGDVTTLTDSSVMDLITTQLPSSSSED, encoded by the coding sequence ATGCCCCGGGACACAACGGACACCCTGGGACTGGGAGAAGTCGTGAGCAACGAGAGCCTGGCCAACCTGCTTCGGGAAGAGCGGAAGTTCGCTCCGCCTGCCGAGCTGGCCGCCAACGCCAACGTCACCGCAGAGGCGTACGAGCAGGCCGAAGCGGACCGGCTGGGCTTCTGGGCCGAGCAGGCCCGCCGCCTGACGTGGGACACCGAGCCGACCGAGACCCTCGACTGGAGCAACCCGCCCTTCGCGAAGTGGTTCGCGGACGGCAAGCTGAACGTCGCGTACAACTGCGTCGACCGGCACGTCGAGGCGGGCAACGGCGACCGGGTCGCCATCCACTTCGAGGGCGAGCCCGGCGACAGCCGCGCCATCACCTACGCGGAGCTGAAGGAAGAGGTCTCCCGCGCCGCCAACGCGCTGACCGAGCTGGGCGTGAGCAAGGGCGACCGGGTCGCCGTCTACCTGCCGATGATCCCCGAGGCCGCCGTCGCGATGCTGGCCTGCGCCCGCATCGGCGCCACGCACTCGGTGGTCTTCGGCGGCTTCTCCGCCGACGCCATCGCCACCCGTATCCAGGACGCGGACGCCAAGGTCGTCATCACCGCCGACGGCGGCTACCGCCGGGGTAAGCCCTCCGCGCTCAAGCCCGCGGTCGACGACGCCGTCTCCCGTATCGACAGCGTCGAGCACGTCCTCGTGGTCCGCCGCACCGGTCAGGACACCGCGTGGACCGAGGGCCGCGACGTCTGGTGGCACGAGATCACCGCCCGTCAGTCCGCCGAGCACACCCCCGAGGCCTTCGAGGCGGAGCAGCCGCTCTTCATCCTCTACACCTCGGGCACCACGGGTAAGCCGAAGGGCATCCTGCACACCTCGGGCGGCTACCTCACCCAGGCGGCGTACACGCACCACGCGGTCTTCGACCTCAAGCCGGAGACCGACGTCTACTGGTGCACCGCCGACGTCGGCTGGGTGACCGGCCACTCGTACATCGTCTACGGGCCGCTGGCCAACGGCGCCACCCAGGTCATGTACGAGGGCACGCCCGACACCCCGCACCAGGGCCGTTTCTGGGAGATCGTGCAGAAGTACGGCGTCACGATCCTCTACACCGCGCCGACCGCGATCCGTACGTTCATGAAGTGGGGTGACGACATCCCCGCCAAGTTCGACCTGAGCAGCCTCCGGGTCCTCGGTTCGGTCGGTGAGCCGATCAACCCCGAGGCGTGGATGTGGTACCGGAAGAACATCGGCGCCGACAAGTGCCCGATCGTGGACACCTGGTGGCAGACCGAGACCGGCGCGATGATGATCTCGCCGCTGCCGGGCGTCACCGAGACCAAGCCGGGATCGGCCCAGCGCGCTCTGCCGGGCATCGCCGCCACCGTCGTCGACGACGAGGCGAACGAGGTGCCGAACGGCGGGGGCGGATACCTGGTCCTCACTGAGCCGTGGCCCTCCATGCTCCGTACCATCTGGGGCGACGACCAGCGGTTCCTCGACACCTACTGGTCGCGCTTCGAGGGCAAGTACTTCGCGGGCGACGGCGCCAAGAAGGACGAGGACGGCGACGTCTGGCTGCTCGGCCGGGTCGACGACGTCATGCTCGTGTCGGGCCACAACATCTCGACCACCGAGGTCGAGTCCGCCCTCGTCTCCCACCCGTCGGTCGCCGAGGCGGCCGTGGTCGGGGCGAACGACGAGACGACCGGCCAGGCCATCGTCGCGTTCGTGATCCTGCGGGGCACGGCGACCACCTCCGACGAGCTGGTCGCGGAGCTGCGCAACCACGTCGGCACGACACTCGGCCCGATCGCCAAGCCCAAGCGCGTCCTGCCGGTCGCCGAGCTCCCCAAGACCCGGTCGGGCAAGATCATGCGCCGCCTGCTGCGCGATGTCGCCGAGAACCGCGAGCTGGGTGACGTCACCACGCTCACCGACTCCTCGGTGATGGACCTGATCACCACCCAGCTGCCGTCCTCGTCCTCCGAGGACTGA
- a CDS encoding alpha/beta fold hydrolase: MTVPDSSALGPAGSANPPGSAGPAGPSTSPAGSGGPVRLDGPWTHRDVAANGARFHIAEMGEGPLVLLLHGFPQFWWTWRHQLPALAEAGFRAVAMDLRGVGGSDRTPRGYDPANLALDVTGVIRSLGEPDAALVGHDLGGYLAWTAAVMRPKLVRRLAVSSMPHPRRWRSSMLSDFAQSRAGSYIWGFQRPWLPERQLVADDAALVGRLVQEWAGPRTPDFPDEETLAVYRQAMSIPSTAHCSIEPYRWMVRSMARPDGVQFNRRMKRPVRVPTLHLHGSLDPAVRTRSSAGSGQYVEAPYRWRLFDGVGHFPHEEDPIAFSTELINWLKDPEPDR, from the coding sequence ATGACGGTTCCCGATTCCAGCGCACTCGGCCCGGCGGGGTCGGCGAACCCCCCGGGTTCGGCCGGCCCGGCGGGCCCATCGACGAGCCCGGCCGGCTCCGGAGGCCCCGTACGACTCGACGGCCCCTGGACCCACCGCGACGTGGCGGCCAACGGGGCGCGCTTCCACATCGCCGAGATGGGCGAGGGGCCGCTGGTCCTGCTGCTGCACGGGTTCCCGCAGTTCTGGTGGACCTGGCGCCACCAGCTGCCCGCGCTCGCCGAGGCGGGCTTCCGGGCCGTCGCGATGGACCTGCGCGGGGTGGGCGGCAGCGACCGTACGCCGCGCGGTTACGACCCCGCCAACCTCGCCCTCGACGTCACCGGGGTGATCCGCTCCCTCGGTGAGCCGGACGCGGCACTGGTCGGCCACGACCTGGGCGGCTATCTCGCCTGGACGGCCGCCGTGATGCGGCCCAAGCTGGTGCGCAGGCTCGCCGTCTCGTCCATGCCGCACCCGCGCCGCTGGCGCTCCTCGATGCTGTCCGACTTCGCGCAGTCGCGGGCGGGGTCGTACATCTGGGGCTTCCAGCGCCCCTGGCTGCCGGAGCGTCAGCTCGTCGCGGACGACGCCGCCCTGGTGGGCCGGCTGGTCCAGGAGTGGGCCGGGCCGCGCACGCCGGACTTCCCCGACGAGGAGACCCTGGCCGTCTACCGGCAGGCCATGAGCATCCCCTCCACGGCGCACTGTTCCATCGAGCCGTACCGCTGGATGGTCCGGTCGATGGCGCGTCCGGACGGGGTCCAGTTCAACCGGCGGATGAAGCGGCCCGTGCGCGTGCCCACCCTGCACCTGCACGGATCACTCGATCCGGCGGTCCGCACCCGGAGTTCGGCGGGGTCCGGCCAGTATGTCGAGGCGCCCTACCGGTGGCGACTTTTCGACGGTGTCGGCCACTTCCCCCACGAGGAGGACCCGATCGCCTTCTCCACCGAACTCATCAACTGGCTCAAGGATCCTGAGCCCGACCGGTAG
- a CDS encoding phage holin family protein, translating into MSDPGNYVGSADRSIGQLVASATAEMSALVHDEIALAKAEVRQDVKRGVIGSVAFIVAGVLLLFTMPMLSFAAAYGIHNLGLGLAWSFLIVAGGFVLLAALLGLVGWLKFKKVKPPEKSIASAKQTAAVLQKAKPHPRPAIEADAILKRSGSSLAAGTGVESLPGKDKAAAVARSST; encoded by the coding sequence ATGAGCGACCCCGGCAACTACGTGGGCAGCGCGGACCGCAGCATCGGGCAGCTGGTCGCCTCGGCCACGGCCGAGATGTCCGCGCTGGTGCACGACGAGATCGCCCTGGCGAAGGCGGAGGTGCGCCAGGACGTCAAGCGCGGGGTGATCGGCAGTGTCGCGTTCATCGTGGCGGGCGTGCTGCTCCTGTTCACGATGCCGATGCTGAGCTTCGCCGCCGCGTACGGCATCCACAATCTGGGCCTCGGCCTGGCCTGGTCGTTCCTGATCGTCGCCGGTGGATTCGTCCTTCTGGCGGCACTGCTCGGGCTGGTCGGCTGGCTGAAGTTCAAGAAGGTCAAGCCGCCGGAGAAGTCGATCGCCTCCGCCAAGCAGACCGCCGCCGTCCTGCAGAAGGCGAAGCCGCACCCGCGCCCGGCGATCGAGGCCGACGCGATCCTCAAGCGCTCCGGCTCCAGCCTCGCGGCGGGTACGGGCGTCGAGAGCCTCCCCGGTAAGGACAAGGCCGCCGCTGTGGCACGCTCGTCCACATGA
- the ssd gene encoding septum site-determining protein Ssd, with amino-acid sequence MAGSLTREGLTVAEGRRGGPLIVTEDVELLDDLLRLCAAAGADPEVHHGPPGRRGGWDQAPMVLVGDDAAARCRGATRRRGVMLVGRDQGDPDVWRRAVEIGAEYVLRLPDSEGWLVDQIANAAEGVGRPALTVGVIGGRGGSGASTLACALAVSAARSGRRTMLIDADPLGGGIDVLLGGERAEGMRWPDFAHSKGRLGGGALEDSLPALHGLRVLSWGRDDEVAIAPQAVQAVLAAARRLGGVVVVDLPRRMDEGVAEALAQIDLGLLVVPGELRAVAAAKRVASTVRMVLDDVRVVARGPYAAGLDESWVAQAIGLPLVGELPLEPGLLADQDVGAPPGGSARTPLARFCAEFWERAAGAAGEPGSAAAPGGGGAP; translated from the coding sequence GTGGCTGGATCCCTCACGCGGGAAGGGCTGACGGTTGCCGAAGGGCGACGCGGCGGACCGCTGATCGTGACGGAGGACGTGGAGCTGCTCGATGACCTGCTGCGGCTCTGCGCGGCGGCCGGGGCGGACCCGGAGGTGCATCACGGGCCGCCAGGGCGGCGGGGCGGCTGGGATCAGGCGCCGATGGTCCTGGTGGGAGACGACGCGGCCGCACGGTGCCGCGGGGCCACCCGCAGGCGGGGGGTGATGCTGGTAGGGCGGGACCAGGGCGACCCGGACGTCTGGCGGCGGGCCGTCGAGATCGGGGCCGAATACGTGTTGCGGCTGCCGGACTCGGAGGGCTGGCTCGTCGACCAGATCGCCAATGCGGCCGAAGGTGTCGGCAGGCCGGCGCTCACCGTCGGGGTGATCGGCGGCCGGGGCGGCTCCGGCGCATCGACGCTGGCCTGCGCCCTCGCCGTCAGCGCGGCGAGGTCCGGCCGGCGGACCATGCTGATCGACGCGGACCCGCTGGGCGGGGGCATCGACGTCCTGCTCGGCGGGGAACGGGCCGAGGGGATGCGGTGGCCGGATTTCGCCCACTCGAAGGGGCGCCTCGGCGGTGGGGCCCTGGAGGACTCGCTGCCCGCGCTCCACGGACTGCGGGTGCTGAGCTGGGGCCGGGACGACGAGGTGGCCATCGCGCCGCAGGCCGTGCAGGCGGTCCTGGCCGCCGCGCGCCGGCTCGGCGGGGTGGTGGTCGTTGATCTGCCGCGCCGGATGGACGAGGGCGTCGCGGAAGCCCTGGCCCAGATCGACCTCGGCCTGCTCGTGGTGCCGGGCGAGCTGAGGGCGGTCGCGGCGGCCAAGCGCGTGGCGTCCACGGTTCGCATGGTGCTGGACGACGTGCGGGTGGTGGCTCGGGGACCGTACGCGGCAGGCCTGGACGAGAGCTGGGTCGCCCAGGCCATCGGCCTGCCGCTCGTCGGCGAACTGCCCCTGGAGCCAGGCCTCCTGGCCGACCAGGACGTCGGAGCGCCACCCGGCGGCAGCGCCCGCACCCCACTGGCCCGCTTCTGCGCGGAGTTCTGGGAGCGGGCGGCCGGGGCAGCCGGGGAGCCGGGTTCCGCAGCGGCTCCGGGCGGGGGAGGCGCACCATGA
- a CDS encoding HAD family hydrolase, translated as MLSVVENCFSPRTAAFFDLDKTVIAKSSTLTFSKSFYQGGLINRRAVLRTAYTQFVFLAGGADHEQMEKMRAYLSALCKGWNVQQVKEIVAETLHDLIDPIIYDEAATLIEEHHTAGRDVVIVSTSGAEVVEPIGELLGADRVVATRMVVGDDGCFTGEIEYYAYGPTKAEAVRALAVSEGYDLSRCYAYSDSATDVPMLEAVGHPHAVNPDRALRREATLREWPILVFNRPVRLKQRLPAFSMPPRPALVAAAAVGAAAVTAGLVWYASRRRAAGAAALPS; from the coding sequence ATGCTCAGCGTTGTGGAAAACTGCTTCTCGCCGCGCACAGCAGCCTTCTTTGACCTGGACAAGACGGTCATTGCGAAGTCATCGACGCTGACCTTCAGCAAGTCCTTCTACCAAGGCGGACTGATCAACCGCCGCGCCGTACTGCGGACCGCGTACACGCAGTTCGTGTTCCTGGCCGGGGGCGCCGATCACGAGCAGATGGAGAAGATGCGTGCCTACCTCTCCGCCCTCTGCAAGGGATGGAACGTCCAGCAGGTCAAGGAGATCGTCGCCGAGACCCTGCACGACCTGATCGACCCGATCATCTACGACGAGGCGGCCACCCTCATCGAGGAACATCACACGGCCGGCCGCGACGTGGTCATCGTCTCGACCTCCGGTGCGGAGGTCGTCGAACCGATCGGCGAGCTGCTGGGCGCCGACCGTGTCGTCGCCACGCGCATGGTCGTCGGCGACGACGGCTGCTTCACGGGAGAGATCGAGTACTACGCCTACGGGCCGACCAAGGCGGAGGCAGTGCGGGCGCTCGCCGTCTCGGAGGGGTACGACCTTTCGCGCTGCTACGCCTACAGCGACTCGGCGACCGACGTACCGATGCTGGAAGCGGTCGGCCACCCGCACGCGGTCAACCCCGATCGCGCGCTGCGCCGCGAAGCCACCCTTCGCGAGTGGCCGATTCTCGTCTTCAACCGTCCGGTCCGGCTGAAGCAGCGGCTGCCTGCCTTCTCGATGCCGCCTCGCCCGGCACTCGTGGCCGCCGCCGCGGTCGGAGCCGCGGCCGTCACCGCGGGACTCGTCTGGTACGCCAGCCGTCGGCGTGCCGCCGGGGCGGCGGCACTGCCCAGCTGA
- a CDS encoding ATP-binding protein has protein sequence MKIAFVGKGGSGKTTLSSLFIRHLAANEAHVIAIDADINQHLGAALGLDEAEAAALPAMGAHLPLIKDHLRGTNPRIASAETMIKTTPPGEGSRLLRVREDNPIFDACARTVRLDDGDIRLMATGPFTESDLGVACYHSKVGAVELCLNHLIDGPEEYVVVDMTAGSDSFASGMFTRFDMTFLVAEPTRKGVSVYRQYKEYARDFGVALKVVGNKVQGPDDLDFLRAEVGDDLLIGVGHSDWVRSMEKGRPSRFELLEADNRMALQSLQDAAEDSYELRDWERYTRQMVHFHLKNAESWGNEKTGADLAAQVDPSFVLGERLAEATVPAPA, from the coding sequence ATGAAGATCGCTTTCGTCGGGAAGGGCGGCAGCGGAAAGACCACGCTGTCCTCGCTCTTCATCCGCCACCTCGCCGCCAACGAAGCCCACGTCATCGCCATCGACGCCGACATCAACCAGCACCTCGGGGCCGCCCTCGGCCTCGACGAGGCGGAGGCAGCCGCGCTGCCCGCCATGGGGGCGCACCTGCCCCTCATCAAGGACCATCTGCGCGGTACCAACCCCCGTATCGCCTCCGCCGAGACGATGATCAAGACGACTCCGCCGGGCGAGGGCTCACGGCTGCTGCGGGTCCGCGAGGACAACCCGATCTTCGACGCCTGCGCCCGTACGGTCCGGCTGGACGACGGGGACATCCGGCTGATGGCGACCGGACCGTTCACGGAGTCCGACCTCGGGGTGGCCTGCTACCACTCCAAGGTCGGGGCCGTGGAGCTCTGCCTCAACCATCTGATCGACGGCCCGGAGGAGTACGTCGTGGTGGACATGACGGCAGGGTCGGACTCGTTCGCCTCGGGAATGTTCACGCGCTTCGACATGACGTTCCTGGTCGCGGAGCCGACGCGGAAGGGAGTGTCGGTGTACCGCCAGTACAAGGAGTACGCACGGGACTTCGGCGTCGCGCTGAAGGTCGTCGGTAACAAGGTGCAGGGCCCGGACGACCTGGACTTCCTGCGTGCGGAGGTCGGCGACGACCTGCTGATCGGGGTGGGCCACTCCGACTGGGTGCGGTCCATGGAGAAGGGGAGGCCGTCCCGGTTCGAGCTGCTGGAGGCGGACAACCGGATGGCCCTGCAGTCCCTCCAGGACGCCGCCGAGGACTCGTACGAGCTGCGCGACTGGGAGCGCTACACCCGGCAGATGGTGCACTTCCACCTGAAGAACGCGGAGAGCTGGGGCAACGAGAAGACGGGCGCCGACCTGGCCGCCCAGGTGGACCCGTCCTTCGTGCTCGGCGAGCGGCTCGCGGAAGCGACCGTCCCGGCACCCGCCTGA
- a CDS encoding SulP family inorganic anion transporter has protein sequence MSTCAPTRHDPTRHPPRARRAPGAKSPHGPPPTGGRRLRIAGADVSASITVFLIAVPMSLGLALAVGAPLEAGLVAAAVGGIVAGLFGGTPLQVSGPSAGLTVVTAELIQVYGWRTTCAITVGAGLLQILLGTVRAARNALAISPAIVHGTLAGIGVAIALAQLHIMLGGSPQSSAVANALALPRQLAGVGAAAPLIGVLTIAVLLLWPRLPGRVGRTVGRAPAALASVVIATAVAAVATPGLARVDLPSWRSHALPELPHGPVLALATAVFTVMLVAGLESLLAAVAVDRLAADRAGAPEPLPSPVNGSAPMGDEPHPASASRKPKPAPDTPSPAAPAAPDSLATVRPQRSDLDRELRGQGVANAVTGLLGGLPVAGGVVRGSANVRAGATGRASTVLHGVWVLIAAALPVTVFEWIPLAALAALVMVVGIQMVSFAHIRNVHKHREFPVYAATVAGVVAFGALAGVAFGVAVAVIVSLHRLGRTKITVTEQDGRHVITVHGQLTFLAVPRLTRTLGQLPPGVDATVEVDGFFMDHAAYEAIRSWRGTQLAMGGRIVFTGRSGSRIAEPAAAAHSCCRPWTPWRNHHCHDRPADKAGATTDPLTRGDPGASPAPGAGRKGGAHRLLSGLSSFQRNTAPLVRDELARLASEGQAPSQLFITCADSRLVTSMITSSGPGDLFTVRNVGNLVPPPATVSGGSGDDSVAAAIEYAVEVLRVESITVCGHSGCGAMQALLKGEPEAGPQKPRTPLWRWLRHGLPSLERMASRRHSWARISGRLPADEVEQLCLTNVVQQLEHLRAHEAVARRLDEGTLQLHGMYFHVGEAQAYLLTEESSSGTGPEEVFDRVGTGERERTGV, from the coding sequence ATGTCCACCTGCGCCCCCACTCGTCATGACCCCACGCGCCACCCTCCGCGCGCCCGCCGCGCACCGGGGGCGAAGAGTCCTCACGGCCCGCCGCCGACGGGTGGCCGCCGCCTGCGGATCGCGGGCGCGGATGTGTCGGCCTCGATCACCGTCTTCCTGATCGCCGTCCCGATGTCGCTGGGCCTGGCCCTCGCCGTGGGCGCCCCGCTGGAGGCCGGATTGGTGGCCGCGGCCGTCGGCGGCATCGTCGCCGGGCTGTTCGGCGGGACACCTCTCCAGGTCAGCGGCCCTTCCGCCGGGCTGACCGTCGTCACCGCCGAGCTGATCCAGGTCTACGGATGGCGCACCACCTGCGCCATCACCGTCGGCGCCGGACTGCTCCAGATCCTCCTCGGCACCGTGAGAGCCGCGCGCAACGCGCTCGCCATCAGCCCGGCGATCGTGCACGGGACGCTCGCCGGCATCGGTGTGGCCATCGCGCTCGCCCAGCTCCACATCATGCTGGGCGGGTCGCCCCAGAGCTCCGCCGTCGCCAACGCCCTTGCTCTGCCGCGTCAGTTGGCCGGGGTCGGTGCCGCAGCCCCGCTGATCGGGGTGCTGACCATCGCCGTGCTGCTGCTGTGGCCCCGGCTGCCGGGTCGGGTCGGCCGGACGGTGGGGAGGGCCCCGGCCGCGCTCGCCTCGGTGGTGATCGCGACCGCGGTGGCGGCCGTGGCGACGCCGGGGCTCGCCCGGGTCGACCTGCCGTCCTGGCGGTCGCACGCTCTGCCGGAGCTGCCCCACGGGCCCGTTCTCGCCCTGGCCACCGCGGTGTTCACCGTGATGCTGGTGGCCGGCCTGGAATCGCTGCTCGCCGCGGTGGCTGTGGACAGGCTGGCCGCCGACCGCGCCGGAGCCCCGGAGCCCCTCCCCTCGCCCGTGAACGGGTCCGCACCCATGGGCGACGAGCCCCACCCTGCGAGCGCGTCCCGCAAGCCCAAGCCCGCGCCCGACACGCCCTCCCCCGCCGCACCCGCAGCGCCCGACTCCCTCGCCACAGTCCGGCCCCAGCGGTCCGACCTGGACCGTGAGTTGCGCGGTCAGGGCGTCGCCAACGCGGTGACCGGGCTGCTGGGCGGGCTCCCGGTGGCCGGGGGCGTGGTGCGGGGGTCGGCCAATGTGCGGGCCGGGGCGACCGGTCGCGCCTCCACCGTGCTGCACGGCGTGTGGGTGCTCATCGCGGCGGCTCTCCCGGTCACGGTCTTCGAGTGGATCCCGCTGGCCGCGCTCGCCGCCCTGGTGATGGTGGTCGGGATCCAGATGGTGAGCTTCGCGCACATCCGTAACGTCCATAAGCACCGTGAGTTCCCTGTCTACGCGGCCACGGTCGCCGGTGTCGTCGCCTTCGGCGCGCTGGCCGGCGTCGCGTTCGGGGTGGCCGTGGCCGTGATCGTCTCGCTGCACCGGCTGGGCCGCACGAAGATCACCGTGACCGAGCAGGACGGGCGCCATGTGATCACCGTCCACGGCCAGTTGACCTTCCTGGCCGTCCCCCGGCTCACCCGGACCCTGGGGCAGCTGCCGCCGGGTGTCGACGCGACCGTCGAGGTGGACGGCTTCTTCATGGACCATGCCGCCTATGAGGCGATCCGGTCCTGGCGCGGCACCCAGCTCGCCATGGGCGGCCGGATCGTCTTCACCGGCCGGTCCGGCAGCCGCATCGCCGAGCCCGCCGCCGCGGCCCACTCCTGCTGCCGCCCCTGGACCCCGTGGCGCAACCACCACTGCCACGACCGCCCCGCGGACAAGGCCGGTGCCACCACCGACCCGCTCACCAGGGGCGATCCCGGCGCCTCCCCCGCCCCAGGCGCCGGCCGGAAGGGCGGCGCCCATCGGCTGCTGAGCGGCCTGAGTTCGTTCCAGCGGAACACCGCGCCCCTGGTCCGCGACGAGCTGGCCCGGCTCGCCTCCGAGGGCCAGGCCCCGTCCCAGCTCTTCATCACCTGCGCCGACTCCCGCCTGGTCACCAGCATGATCACCTCCAGCGGGCCGGGCGACCTCTTCACCGTGCGCAACGTCGGCAACCTGGTGCCCCCGCCCGCCACCGTGTCGGGCGGGAGCGGCGACGACTCGGTGGCCGCGGCGATCGAGTACGCGGTGGAGGTGCTGCGCGTCGAGTCCATCACCGTCTGCGGGCACTCCGGCTGCGGTGCCATGCAGGCGCTGCTCAAGGGCGAGCCGGAGGCCGGTCCCCAGAAGCCGCGGACCCCCTTGTGGCGCTGGCTGCGCCACGGCCTGCCGAGCCTGGAGCGGATGGCATCGCGCCGCCACTCCTGGGCACGGATCTCGGGCCGGCTGCCCGCCGACGAGGTGGAGCAACTCTGTCTCACCAATGTGGTGCAGCAGTTGGAGCACCTGCGGGCGCACGAGGCGGTGGCCCGGCGGCTCGACGAGGGGACGCTCCAGCTGCACGGCATGTACTTCCACGTCGGCGAGGCGCAGGCGTATCTGCTCACCGAGGAGTCCAGCTCCGGGACGGGTCCCGAGGAGGTCTTCGACCGGGTCGGCACAGGAGAACGGGAGCGCACCGGCGTCTGA